Sequence from the Aromatoleum petrolei genome:
CGCTCGAGGAGTTCCTGGGACCCCTGCCCGAGCACTTCCGCCGCTGGCAGCCGGAGCGCCGCTACACCTCGGCGTGGGCCGCCAAGGTCGTGCCGGCGAACTGGAAGGCGGTTGCCGAAGCCTTCATGGAAGCCTTCCACGTGATCGCGACACACCCGCAGATCATGCCTTTCACGGGCGATGCCAACAGCAAGTACAACCTGTACGGCGACAACGTGAATCTGGCGATCACGCCCTTCGGCACGACCTCGCCGCATCTGGAAGGAGCCGGGTTGAGCGAGCAGGAGGTGATGAATGCCTTCCTCAAGTACAACGGCCGCGTCGTTCCGCCGAACGCGTCGATCACGGTGCCGGAGGGCCAGTCGGCGCGCCGCGTGATGGGCGACTTCAACCGCTTCCGCTTCGGCGAGATGGCCGGCGAGGACCTCGATCACGCCAGCGACGCCGAGGTGCAGGACGCGCTGACCTACAACGTCTTCCCGAACTTCTCGCCGTGGGGCGGTTTCTCGCCGTCGGTGGTGTATCGCTGGCGCCCGTGGCCGGACCAGGATCACACGCTGATGGAAGTGCGCGTCCTGACGCCCGTCCCTGCCGGGCAGCAGATTCCGCCCGCGGTGCCGATGCGCCAGCTCGAGGCCGATGAGTCGTGGGCGACCGCGCTGGGCGTGCTCGGCGGCATCCTCGACCAGGACATGGGCAACCTGCCGCACGTGCAGACGGGCATGAAGGCATCGAAGAACAAGGAGCTGCACCTGGGCAACTACCAGGAAATCCGCATCCGCCATTTCCACCAGACGCTCGACAAGTATCTCGCGGACGACAAGGAGTGAAACCCGACATGAAAGGCGTCGCGATCACGCGTTTCGGCGCGCCCGAGGTCCTGCAACTGGGCGATCAGCCGATGCCCGTGCCCGGTGCAGGCGAGGTGCTGATCCGGGTTGCGGCATCGGGCGTCAATCGCCCCGATGTGTCGCAGCGCGAAGGCAACTACCCGCCGCCGGCCGGTATCTCGCCGCTGCCGGGCCTCGAAGTGGCAGGCGAGATCGTGGGGGGTGACCTCCAGCATGCGGACAACGCCTTCGGCTTGAAGGCTGGCGATGCGGTATGCGCGCTCGTCGCCGGCGGCGGCTATGCCGAGTACTGCGTGGCGCCCGTCGCCCAGTGCCTGCCGGTTCCCGCCGGCCTGTCGCTGGTCGAAGCGGCGGCGTTGCCGGAAACCTATTTCACGGTGTGGAGCAATGTCTTCGACCGTGCCCGGCTGGGACGCCGGGAGGACGGCACGCCGGAGTCCCTGCTCGTGCATGGGGGCACCAGCGGCATCGGCGTCGCGGCGATCCAGATCGCGCACGCCCTCGGCCATCGCGTGTTCGCCACGGCCGGCAGCAACGAGAAATGCCGCGCAACCGAGCGCCTCGGCGCCGAGCGCGGCATCAACTACCGCACAGAGGACTTCGTCGCGGTCGTGCGCGAGCTGACGGCGGGGCGCGGGGTCGATGTGGTGCTCGACATCGTCGGCGGTGACTACATCCCGCGCGACATCGACTGCCTGGCCCTCGACGGGCGTCTCGCCCTCGTTGCGGTGCTGGGCGGCACCGAAACGCAGCTGGATCTTTTGAAGGTGCTGATGCGGCGCCTGACGATCAGCGGCTCGACGCTGCGTGCCCGCTCCATCGCTTTCAAGGGCGCGATCGCCCGGCGCCTGCGCGAGCACGTTTGGCCGCTGCTCGCGAGCGGGCGGATCCGCCCGGAGATCCACGCCACCTTCCGTCCGTCCGACGCTGCCGAAGCGCACCGCCTGATGGAGAGCAGCCGCCACATCGGCAAGCTCGTCCTGGACTGGAGGGGCTGATCCCGACTCGGCCGGGAAGCCGCGTCGAACAAAGGAAATCGAGCGAACGCCAGGTTCGCGATTCAAGCAGCACAGACCCACAGGGGAGACAAGAGAGATGCAAATCGACAAGAAGGGACGCCGGGTGACGATGCGCGCGGCCGTATCGCTGCTCGCATTGTTCGGTGCGATGGGCGCCGCGCAGGCAATCGAAATCGACACCGGCAACCCCGACATCAGCATGCAGTGGGGCAACACCGTCCGCTACAACGCCGGCTGGCGCATGAACGGCCAGGACAGGGCGATCGCCAACAGTCCGAACACCGACGAAGGCGACAACTCCTTCGATCGCGGCGAGATGGTCACGAACCGGGTCGACCTCCTGACCGAGCTCGACGTCTCCTACCGCCGCCAGGTCGGCTTCCGCGTCAGCGCGGCGGCCTGGTACGACGCGGCCTTCGACGAGGACGTCAAGACCGGAGCGGGCCTTGCCAATCGCGGCAGCTACATCGGCAACGAGTTCTCGGGCCATACCAAGCGCTACCACGGCGGGTTGTCGGGGGAGATCCTCGATGCCTACGTGTTCGGCAACTTCGATCTCGGCCCCGTGCCGGCGAGCCTGAAGGTCGGCCGTCAGACCAACCTGTGGGGCGAAGCGCTGGTGCTGTCGTCGCACAGCGTCTCGTACGCGCAGGCCCCGATCGACGCCTTCAAGGCCACGGCTACGCCCGGTGTTGACGCCAAGGAAGTGTCGCTGCCGGTGGGCCAGGTTTACGGCTCGCTGCAGCTCACCGACCGCCTGTCGCTCGCGGCGCAGTATTACTACGAGTGGGATCCAACCCGTCTCGCTCAGGGCGGCACCTACCTGTCCAGCACCGATTTCCTGCTCGAAGGGCCGGACCGCTTCTCGCTCGCGCCGGGCGTCAACCTGGCGAACCGCGGAGTGGATAAGCCGAAGGGGCAGGCCGACTGGGGTCTCGCGGCGCGCTACAACTCCGAGTTGCTGGGCGCGACCGTCGGCGCCTACTACCGTGTGTTCGACGAACGTTCGCCGACCGTCAGCCTGGACCTGGCGCGTCGCAGCTACCGTGCGATCTACCCCGAAGACACCAAGCTCTACGGCCTGAGCCTCTCCAAGAACATCGCCGGCGTGTCGGTGGGCGCGGAGATCGTGCACCGCCGCGACACGGCCCTCGCGAGCTCGATCACCGACGGCGCCGACGAGGGCGCGCGCGGCGACACCTGGCATGGCCTCCTGAACGCCGTCGCGACCTTCGGCCCGACCTCGCTGTGGAGCTCCGCCGCGCTGACGGGCGAAATCGCCTACAGCAAGCTCGACCGCCTGAGCTCGGGCGAGCGCTACTTCAACGGCTGCCACCGCGACGGCGCCGCGAACCGCGACGAGGAAACCGGCTGTGCCTCGCGCGAAGCGTGGCAGGGCACCGTGCGCTTCTCGCCGTCCTGGACCGCCGTGTGGCCCGGCTGGGACATCTCGAGCACCGCGAGCCTGACCTACGGCCTGGATGGCAACAGCCCGGTGCTGGGCGGCGGAAACGAGAAGAGCGGCAGCTGGACCGTCGGCATGACCTTCACCTACAACCAGCAACACGACTTCACGATCGCCTACAACGACTACCTGGCGACGTACGAGAAGAACCCGGCCAACGGGCTGATCCAGTTCAGCAACGGCAGCCAGCTGCAGGACCGCGGCTGGTTGTCCCTGACCTACAAGGGCTCGTTCTGAGGCCCGCCCCCACAGAGAGACATGAGGAGACCCCCAATGAGCGTTCGTAACTCCCTTATTCCGGCGCTGCTGCTCGCAACGGCTGGCAGCCTCGCCCAGGCGGCCCCGAACCCGGACGAGCTCAAGCAACTGGGCACCACGCTGACCCCGTGGGGCGCGATCAAGGCGGGCAATGCCGACGGCACGATCCCCGAATACACCGGCGGCCTCAGCAAGCCGCCGGCGAACTACGACCCGAAGCGTCCCGGCTGGCGTCCGGATCCCTTCGCAAGCGACAAGGTGCTGGTCCGCATCGACGCGAAGAACATGGACAAGTACAAGGACCGCCTGACTCCGGGCACGATGGAGATGATGAAGAAGTATCCGGACTACTACATCAACGTCTTCCAGACCCGCCGCTCGGCCGGCTATCCGCAGGACGTGCTGGACAACTCGGTCAAGAACGCCACGCGCTGTGCGACCACGAACGGCGACCTGGGGCTCGACACGTCCAAGGGCTGCGGCTTCGGCATCCCCTTCCCGATCCCCAAGAGCGGCCTCGAGGTGATGTGGGACCACGATGCGCGTTTCCGCCCGACCTTCATGGGCCGCAACGCCTGGGTCAGCTACGTGAAGCCGAGTGGCGAGGTCGTGATCACGGCCAAGGGCCACACCTACAAGGATTACGGCTTCTACGACAAGAGCAAGGAGAAGCCGGATACCTCGCTGACCTTCCGCATGGAGTACTTCGGGCCGACGCGCCTGGCGGGCATGCACACCATGTGGCACGACATGCTCGAGGACAGCGAGCGCCGCAGCTGGACCTATCAGCCCGCGACGCGGCGTGTGCGCCTGTCCCCGGATTCGGCCGCGGACACCCCGATCAGCCAGGCCGGCGGTGCCATGGTGTATGACGAGGACCAGCTTTTCTCGGGCAAGAAGGACCGCTTCGAATGGAAGCTGCTGGGGCGCAAGGAAATCTACATTCCGTACAACAACTTCAAGCTGTTCTACCCGGAAGAAGGCGGCTGCAACCACGAGAAGCGCCACGCGACCACGCGCTTCCTGAACCCGGAGTGCGTGCGCTGGGAACTGCACCGCGTCTGGCACGTCGAGGGGACGCTGAAGGACGGCAAGCGCCACGTCTATAGCAAGCGCGATATCTACGTCGACGAGGACTCGTACAGCGACGGCATCGCGGAGAGCTACGACAAGGCCGGCAACCTGTACCGGGCGAACCTGCAGCTCGGTGCGCCGGCGTATGAAGTGCCCTCGCCCTCGATTACCGAGAACTACGTCGTCGATGTCGTCTCCGGCGTGTACATGACCAACATCGCGCAGGACGGCTTCCTGGTCGTGCCGCGCCTGCCGGCCGCCCAGCTGTCTGCCGACTACCTCGACAAGGTGATCTTCAAGTAATCCAGGAAAAGCGCGGCCCCGGCTGCGGTCGGGATCGCGCAGCTCTTCATTCGCCTTACCGGAGTTGAATTCGTCATGACTAGCCGGCACCTGAAGTACGCGCTCCTGAGCCTCGCCCTGATCGCAGCGCTGCCTGCGGCGGCCACGTTCAGGGATCCGCTGGAGACGCCCGCGCAAATGAACCTGGAGCTGGCGAGGTCGAGCCGGCTCACGGCCGTCACCCGGGCCGGCGACCGGCTCGTCGCCGTCGGTCCGCGCGGCCACATCCTCGTCTCGGACGACCAGGGCGCGAACTGGAAGCAGGCCGAGGTGCCCGTCAGCGTCGATCTCGTTGCGGTGCGCTTCGTCACGCCCCGGCAGGGCTGGGTCGTCGGCCATGACGGCGTGGTGCTGCACAGTACCGACGGCGGGTCGACGTGGACCAAGCGCCTCGACGGCCAGCAGGCCATCCGGATCATGAAGGACTACTTCGTCCAGCGCGCCGACATGGGCCACGAGGATGCGCGCAATCTGCTGAGCGAGGTCGCGCGCTACGAGGAAGAGGGGCCGACCAAGCCCTTCCTCGACGTGCTGTTCCTGAACGAGCAGGAGGGCTTCATCGTCGGCGCGTTCGGCCAGGCCTTCCACACCGGCGACGGCGGGAAGAGCTGGAAGCCGCTGCTCGGACGCATCGACAACCCGCGCTCGCTGCACATCTACGCCCTTGCGCAGTCGGGCGGCAGGGTCTATGCGGCGGGCGAGCAGGGGATGCTGCTGAAATGGGATGGCGAGCGCGAGCGCTTCGATGCGATGGCGTCGCCCTACCGGGGGAGCTTCTTCGGGTTGCTCGGAACCGACGCGGGCCTCGTCGCCTACGGCCTGCGCGGCAATGCCTTCGCGAGCCGCGACGGCGGTGCGAGCTGGAGCGAGCTCAAGACCGGCGTGACGGATGCGATCACCGGTGCCGCCGGACTTGGAGGCGAAGCAGTGGTGCTGGCGACCCAGGGCGGCAAGCTGCTCGTCGACCGGGGCCAGGGCGAGCTGCAGGAACTGCCCGTCACGCGCCCCATGGCGTATTTCAGCCTCGCCAACGCGGGGCCGCGGTCGCTTGTCGTGGTCGGCTCGGGCGGTGTCCAGGTCGAGTCAATCAGCATTCAGAAATAGGTGGGCAAGGCTATGGCAGTCGGTAGCAAACAGACGGGCGAGATGCCCGCGATCCAGGACCTGGCGCAATTCGACAGGCGCTCGGGAAACTGGCTGGAGCGGGCGGTGTTCAACCACCGCGTGCTGTTCATCCTGGCGTGCGCGCTGATCACGACGGTGCTCGGCCTGCAGATCGCGAAGCTCGAGGTCAACGCGAGCTTCGACAAGATGATCCCGCAGAGCCACCCGTACATTCAGAACTATTTCGAGAACCGCGCGCGGCTGGGCGGTCTCGGTAACGTCGTGCGCGTGGTGGTGCGCAACGAGCAGGGGGACATCTTCGATCCCCGCTTCCTCGAGATCACGAAACAGGTCAATGACGAGCTGTTCCTCACGCCGGGCGTCGATCGTGCGTGGATGAAATCGGTGTGGATGTCCAGCGTGCGCTGGACCGAGGTCACCGAGGAGGGCTTCCGCGGCGGGTCGGTGATGCCGGAAGTGTTCGACGGTTCGGCGCTCGCGACCGAAGAGTTCAAGCGCAACATCCGTTCGGCCGGCCTGGTCGGCAGCCTGGTCGGCAACGACTACAAGTCGCTGATGTACATCGTGCCGCTGCTGGAGTTCGATCCGGCGACCGGCAAGCGGATCGACTACAGCGCCTTCTCCCGTAGCCTCGAAGAAAATGTGCGCGACAAGTTCGGCGAGGCGGGCAAGGTGTCGGTGCATATCGTCGGCTTCGCGAAGCTCGTCGGCGATCTGATCGACGGCATGCTGCAGGTCATCACCTACTTCGGCATCGCGGCCGCGGTCGCCGCGGGTGTCATCTACCTTTACACGCGTTGCGTCCGCAGCACCGTGCTGGTCCTGCTGTGCTCATGCGTCGCGGTGATCTGGCTGCTCGGCTGCATCCGGCTGATGGGCTACTACCTCGATCCGTACTCGGTGCTGGTGCCCTTCCTCGTGTTCGCGATCGGCGTCAGCCACGCGGCGCAGAAGATGAACGGCATCATGCAGGACATCGGCCGCGGCACGCACAAGTACATCGCCGCGCGCTACACCTTCCGTCGCCTCTTCCTCGCCGGCTTCACCGCGCTGCTCGCCGACGCCGTCGGGTTCGGCGTGCTGATGGTGATCGACATCCCGGTGATCAAGGACCTGGCGCTCACGGCGAGCATCGGCGTTGCGATGCTGATCTTTACCAACCTGCTGCTGCTGCCGGTGGCCTTGTCCTTCGTCGGCGTGAGCAAGGCGGCGAGCGCACGCAGCCTCGCCAAGGACGCCGCTGCCGCCGCCAAGGGCCAGCAGGGCGTTTGGCTCTTCCTCGCGCGCTTCACGACGCGTCCCTGGGCGCTGGGTGCGGTGCTCGCGTCGCTCGCGCTCGGCATCGCCGGCTTCATCGTCAGCCTCGACGTGAAGATCGGCGACCTCGACGCCGGCGCGCCCGAACTGCGCCCCGAATCGCGCTACAACGTCGACTCGGCCTACATCGGCGGGCACTACCGGCTCTCCAACGACCAGTTCGTCGTGATCGTGAAGACGCCCGACGAAATGTGTTCTGACTTCCGCGTGCTGAAGGAGACCGAGAGCCTGACCTGGGCCTTGCGCCAGGTGCCGGGCGTGCAGAGCGCGACGGCGATGTCGGACAACATCATCAACCTCGTGTCCGGCCTGCAGGAAGGCAATCCCAAGTGGCTCACCGTGTCGCGCAATCCGGCGCTGCTGGGGACGGCCGCGCAATGGACGCTGACGGACAATCCGGACGTGGTCGACACCGCCTGCTCGACGATCCCGGTGTTCGCCTACCTGACCGACCACAAGGCCGAGACGCTGAAGGGCGTCGTGGCGCTGGTCGAGAAGTTCGCCGCCGAGCACGACGGCGAGGATCTGCGCTTCCTGCTGGCTGCCGGGCCGGCGGGCATCGAGGCGGTGACCAACATCGTCGTCGAGAAGGCGAACCGCCTGATGCTGCTGTATGTCTATGCGGCGGTCGTGGTCCTGTGCTTCATCACCTTCCGCAGCTGGCGCGCCGTGATCGTCGCGGTGATCCCGCTGGTGCTGACCTCCATCCTGTGCGAGGCGCTGATGGCCGTGCTCGGGATCGGCATCAAGGTCGCCACGCTGCCGGTGATTGCGCTCGGCGTGGGTATCGGCGTGGATTACGCGCTGTACCTGCTGTCGGTGCAGTTGCAGAATCAGCGTGCGGGGATGACGCTGGGCGAGGCCTATGCGCAGGCGATGGAATTCACCGGCAAGGTCGTGGCGCTGGTCGGCGTGACGCTGGCCGCGGGGGTCGTGACCTGGGCCTGGTCACCGATCAAGTTCCAGGCCGACATGGGCATCCTGCTGACCTTCATGTTCGTGTGGAACATGGTCGGCGCGCTGGTCCTGATCCCGGCGCTGTCGCACTTCCTGCTGCGCACGCAGGCCGACCGGGTGCCCCAGGCACCGGCGGTGCGCGACGAGGCCGCGGAGCTGCATGCGAGTGCCGCCGAACAGCCCGGCCTCACCGACGAGAAAGCGCGTAAACACGCCAGCGGCGGCGAGCGCAAGAACGTAAATCCGCTGATCCGGCCGGCTGCGAATCCGCTGGGCCAGCGCTAGACAGTCATAACCAACGAGGGGAATCACGATGTCGATCTTCATGAAGGCAACGCTCAAAGTCGATGCCTACAAGCTGCAGGAGTTTCTCGACGTGTTGCTCAACAAGCTCGTGCCGATGCTCGAGGAGCATGGCTGGCGGCTGCACGGCTGCTTCGTCGAGCGCTACGGTTCGATCAAGCCGGCGGTGGTCGTCGATATCTGGGAGATGGAGAGCATGGCCCACGTCGAGCGGGTGATGAATGGCGACTTCTACCGCCAGGAGCCGCGCTACCAGGAGGCCATGGGCATCCTGAAGGCGGCCGTGCTCGAAGAGACGGTGACGTTCATGGAAAAGAAGGGCGGCACGCTGCCGGTCTTCTACAAGTAAGGGGGGCACGATGAACGCACCCGCTCCGCATCCCGTCCCGACCGTCGACCGGCGCCTTGCCGCCCTCGGACCCGTCATGCAGCTCGCCTTCGTGCCCGCCGATTTCGACGCGGCACTGCGTTTCTGGACCGAAACGATGGGCGCAGGCCCCTTCTACCTGATGGAGCACATCAAGGCCGAGAACATGCGCTATCTCGGCCAGCCGGCGGACATCGATTTCTCGGCGGCCATGGGTTATTGGGGCGATATGCAGATCGAGCTGATCCAGCAGCACAACGCGACGCCGTCGATCTTCACCACCTGGCGCGATCAGGGCCTGCAAGGCCTGCATCACGTGTGCATCGCCGTGGACGACATGGCCGAGGCGCGCCGCGTGTGTGCGGCGGTGGGGGCGACGGTGCTGCAGGAGGCGCAGTTCCGCGGTGGCAGCGCGGAGGTGGTGTACGTCGACACCCACGGTGGACCGGGTTCGATCGTCGAGCTGTGGAAGGGGGATGACGCCGGCCGCACGTTCTTCGCCGGCTTGCGCGAAGCCGCCCGCAACTGGGACGGGCGCGACCCCATACGCCGGCGCGGCTGAAGGCTGGCGTCGCCACACTGCCAGGAGGAGACAAGGATGGATAAAGAGGCAATCGACGAACTGAAGGCGACGGCCCGGGACGTGCTCGACCACGCAAGGAACACGTCCTTTCGTTTTGCCCCCGAGGTCATGACGATCGACGCCAGCGTCTACACCGACCCGGCGCGCTTCGAACGGGAAAAGCGCAGGCTGTTCCGCCGTCTGCCGCTCATGCTGGCGGCGTCGTGCGAAATGCCTGCGGCGGGCGACTACAAGACGATCGAGGTGGCCGGGGTGCCGGTCCTCCTGATGCGCGGAAAGGATGGCGTCGCGCGGGCCTTCCTCAACGCCTGTACGCACCGGGCGGCCATACTGGCCGAAGGTACCGGCAACGCGTCACGCTTTACCTGCCCGTACCATGGTTGGACTTTCACCAACCAAGGGGCGCTGCTGGGCGTCGCGTCGCAGTGCGACTTCGGCACCGTCAACAAGGAAACGATGGGTCTGCGCGAGTTTCCCACCGTCGAAAAAGCCGGGTTGATCTGGGCCGTGCTCGATACCCGGTCGACCCTGGACATCGACGCGTTCCTGTCCGGCTATGACGCAATGCTCGAAGGATTCGGCCTCGCAAACTGGCATCTCGTCGATAGCCGCTGCCTGAAAGGGGCGAACTGGAAGCTCGCATTCGACGCGCACCTCGAGTTCTACCACATCCCCGTTCTGCACAAGAACACCTTTGGTCCTGCGGTCGACAACAAGGCGCTTTACTATTTTTCGGGGCCCCACCAGCGACTGATCCGCAGCGGCCCGGTCGCAGGCCGCGTCCTCCCGGACGAGGCCAACCTGTTCAACTGCATCGACACCCACGAAGCGGATTGGCCGACGGAAGCGATGATGCTGGGCGAATGGATCCTGTTCCCGCACGTATCCATCAACAGCTTCTACGACGGCGGGCGTGGCGTCATCGTGTCGCAGGTCTTTCCGGGCAAGACCGTCGATGAATCCTTCACGATCCAGACCTACCTGATGGAGCGTGAGCCGGACGAGGTTTCGCGCGCCGAAGCGGTGAAGCGGGCGGAGTTCCTGGCACATGTCGTGAACGACGAAGACCTCCCCACTTCGAACGGGCAGCAGCGCGTCCTCGAGTCCGGTCTGTTGCCGACCATCTGCTATGGCAAGAACGAAGGCGGTCTGCAGCATTTTCATCGCTGGGTCGACCGCATCGTGGATACGGATGATGCCGAGCTGAACGCCCTGTTCCGGGAGTGCAGGAAGGCTGCCTGAGCTGCGATAAGCCTGCAGACAGGCAAGAGGGGAAGGGCGACTCCGGTTGCCCCGCCCTCCGATGAAACGGTCGTCCGTTCATGCGACCGTTGCAAGAAAAGACACCAATTGATCGTTGACAAGCAGGTTGGACGGTTTTAGATTAATTAGCATTAATTAACTATAAACCGGACCTATGCGCTGCGCCGCATGGAATCGGGATGGAAGAGACACTGGACATGATCATCGCTCCCGTCAGGAAGCGGACCCGCAGGTCGGGGCAGGCGAGCCGCGAGCAGCTTCTCGAAGTCGCCGCCGAACTGTTCGCGCGCAAGGGGCTTCACGGCGTGACGCTGGCGGAGATCGCCGGCGCGGCCGACATGTCCGGCCCCGCCATCTACAACCATTTCCGTTCCAAGGATGCGCTGTTCGCCGAGGTCGTGAGCCTCATGTACGACGAAGAGGTGGCGGTGTTCGCGGAAGTGCTCGACCCGCTCGATTCGGTGCATGAGGCACTGGAACGGCTGCTCGATCGCGTTCCGAAGATGTATCGCGGCGACGGCGTGCTGCAGCTGCTCGGGCTCACGGCGCAGCTCGAGGCGGTGCGCGATCCGCAGCTTTTCGGCGGCATCGCCCGCGCGGCCCAACGCCGCGACGAGGTCGCGATCCGCCTGGTGGAACGCGCCAAGGCGAAGGGCGAGCTGCCGGCGACGGTGGACGCGGCCGAACTCGGCTCGCTGCTGATCTCGCTGTTCGTCGGTGCGCTGGGCTACCGCTCGCTGCGCGCGCCCACGCGCGCCCAGTTCGCGCACAGCGTTTCGACCTTCCGCGAGCTGCTTCGCGCACTGCGCGAGGGCAATGCATCGGACAAGGATTCAGGCTTGCCGACGGCGGCCGGGGTTTGACGGGATTCCCGGTACCTGCAGGCAACGACAACAGTACGACTGACAACAGAGAGGAGACACGACATGAGTGAAGAAGCCGTGATTACCGCAGGGTGTGGCCAGCACGCCGGCGAGGGCAGTGAATGGACGGTGCTGCGCCGCGAGTCGCACAACAACCTTCGTCGCAGGACGATCGCGCACATCAAGGGGCGGACCACGGATCTCGCCGAGGCGCCGATGACGGTGTCCACTGCCGTGTATACCGATCCGGTCCGTTTCGAGGAGGAAAAGCGCGTGCTGTTCCGCGAGCGCCCCGTCCTCGCCGCCCTCACCGGCGACCTGCCCGAGCCCGGCGACACCTTCCTGTTCGACGAAGTGGGGCCGCCGATCCTGCTGGTGCGCAACAAGGCAGGGAAGGTGAACGCCTTCCTCAACATGTGTACGCACCGCGCCGCCAAACTCGTGACCGAGTGCAAGCGCCGCAACCGCATGTCGTGCAAGTTCCACGGCTGGACCTTCGACCTCGACGGCAAGGCGGTCGGCGTGCCGGGGGCGGAAGGCTTCAAGGGCATCGACATGGCGCAACGCAACCTGATCCCGGTGCCGGTGGCCGAATGGCACGGCCTGATCTTCGTGCGCGCGGTGCCGAACGGCGAGCCGATCGATGTCGAGGCACACCTCGGCCAAGCCTTTGCGCGCGAACTGGCGCACCTCGAGCTGGAAAAGGCGCGGCCGATGAAGACCACGCGCATCGACGTGAACAGCAACTGGAAGTACGCGCTCGACACCTACGGCGAGGGCTACCACTTCGCGACGCTGCACCCGAGCACGATCGGCGCGCTGGCCCTGTCGAACATCATGACCTACGACAACTACGGCCCCAGCCACCGCATGGCGATGCCGCGTGCGGAATTCATGGACTATGCCGACAAGCCCGAGTCCGAATGGCCGGACACGAACTACGGCGGCCTCTATTACATCTTCCCCAACGTCGTCATCAACTGCAACAACATCCCCGGCGGCAAGCAGTTCTACGGCATGTCGCGCCTGTTCCCTGGCGAGACGGTGGATCAGGCGACGACGTTGATCACCACCTACAAGCCCGGTCACATGCAGCACATCCCGGAAACGGAGCCCTGGACGGAGATGCACGACTTCATCCACAAGGTCGTGAGCACCGAGGACTACTCCGTGTCGCGCGACGGGCAGCGCAACATGAGCTATGCGCCGGCCGACTTCAAGCCCGTGCTGGGCGCCAACGAGATCGCGCTGCAGAACATCCATCGCAACATCGAAGCGATGCTCGACGCCGCGCGCAAGTAAGCGCTGCCCGCCGGGTGCCCGCGCTCGCGACGCGGTGCGGGCACTCCTTTTTCCCGGCCGCAGCCGGGCGCCGGAAGCACGACGCCACCGCTTCCCGTTATCCATACATAAAAAATTCTTTGCCTCGCGCGTCGATTTGATGTAAAAACAAGCCGGCTAGACGGTTTTATGAAAGCAGCGGACGCGCAGGATTCCAATCACCCCGCAACAGTGGAAAACAGAGAGATGACTGCCGAACAAGATGTGATCACTGCGCCGAAGCCCGCTTCGGCCGCGCGTCACCACGACGGGCTGACGCACGAGCAGCTGTTGAGCGCTTACCGTCAGATGAAGACCATCCGCGAATTCGAGGAGCGCGTGCATGTCGAGAACGCCTCCGGTGCGATTCCCGGCTTCACGCACCTATATTGCGGCCAGGAGGCGGTCGCGGTCGGCGCGTGCGAGCACCTCACCGATGCCGACTACATCATCAGCACGCATCGCGGCCACGGACATTGCATCGCCAAGGGCTGCGACGTCGTCGGCATGATGAAGGAGATCCACGGCCGGCGCGACGGGCTGAACGGCGGCAAGGGCGGGTCGATGCACATCGCCGACATCGGCAAGGGCATGCTCGGCGCGAACGGCGTCGTCGGTGCCGGGCAGCCGATCGCCGTGGGCGCGGCCATCGCGTGCAAGCTGCGCGGCGAGGGGCGGATCGCGGCGTCCTTCACCGGCGACGGCGCGTCGAACCAGGGCACGGT
This genomic interval carries:
- a CDS encoding TetR/AcrR family transcriptional regulator: MEETLDMIIAPVRKRTRRSGQASREQLLEVAAELFARKGLHGVTLAEIAGAADMSGPAIYNHFRSKDALFAEVVSLMYDEEVAVFAEVLDPLDSVHEALERLLDRVPKMYRGDGVLQLLGLTAQLEAVRDPQLFGGIARAAQRRDEVAIRLVERAKAKGELPATVDAAELGSLLISLFVGALGYRSLRAPTRAQFAHSVSTFRELLRALREGNASDKDSGLPTAAGV
- a CDS encoding thiamine pyrophosphate-dependent dehydrogenase E1 component subunit alpha, whose product is MTAEQDVITAPKPASAARHHDGLTHEQLLSAYRQMKTIREFEERVHVENASGAIPGFTHLYCGQEAVAVGACEHLTDADYIISTHRGHGHCIAKGCDVVGMMKEIHGRRDGLNGGKGGSMHIADIGKGMLGANGVVGAGQPIAVGAAIACKLRGEGRIAASFTGDGASNQGTVFEAMNMAVVLQLPKVFVFENNGYSEHTGASYGIGCEDIVKRIEGFGIPVWQADGFDFFSVYEAMGKALEVSRNGGGPTAIYCETIRYFGHFEGDPQNYRAKDEVQRYRAEKDCLLKFRARMEANGGLSTDELDAVDREVGALIERAVQEARNAPRPRAEDLLTNVYDNY
- a CDS encoding aromatic ring-hydroxylating oxygenase subunit alpha — protein: MSEEAVITAGCGQHAGEGSEWTVLRRESHNNLRRRTIAHIKGRTTDLAEAPMTVSTAVYTDPVRFEEEKRVLFRERPVLAALTGDLPEPGDTFLFDEVGPPILLVRNKAGKVNAFLNMCTHRAAKLVTECKRRNRMSCKFHGWTFDLDGKAVGVPGAEGFKGIDMAQRNLIPVPVAEWHGLIFVRAVPNGEPIDVEAHLGQAFARELAHLELEKARPMKTTRIDVNSNWKYALDTYGEGYHFATLHPSTIGALALSNIMTYDNYGPSHRMAMPRAEFMDYADKPESEWPDTNYGGLYYIFPNVVINCNNIPGGKQFYGMSRLFPGETVDQATTLITTYKPGHMQHIPETEPWTEMHDFIHKVVSTEDYSVSRDGQRNMSYAPADFKPVLGANEIALQNIHRNIEAMLDAARK